One segment of Herbaspirillum hiltneri N3 DNA contains the following:
- the gcvA gene encoding transcriptional regulator GcvA has product MRRFIPSTSCLIAFDTSARHLSFTKAAHELHMTQGAVSRQVAILEDYLNVKLFERINRRLILTEPGRDYASQVSSILKQIEMATFQVMTYNSLASVLNLAILPTFGVKWLIPRLTKFAAAHPDVLLNLSTEVLPFDFNTRQVDAAIHFGEPDWPDTVMVRLMGEEVVPVCSKAMNDRISSISDLAEITLLQHTTRPQAWQDWFRHVGVDCPNALAGPRFEQLAMVIQAAVAGMGVALMPKFMVETEISLGQLHVPFPFAVKSPQSYYLAYPEKNASKPAVIKFRDWILSELQAG; this is encoded by the coding sequence ATGCGCCGATTCATCCCGTCCACGTCCTGCCTGATCGCCTTCGACACCTCGGCGCGCCATCTGTCGTTTACCAAGGCCGCGCACGAACTGCACATGACGCAGGGCGCCGTGAGCCGCCAGGTGGCCATCCTGGAAGACTACCTGAACGTCAAACTGTTCGAGCGCATCAACCGTCGCCTGATCCTGACCGAGCCGGGCCGCGACTACGCCTCGCAGGTCTCGAGCATTCTCAAGCAGATCGAGATGGCGACTTTCCAGGTGATGACCTACAACAGCCTCGCCAGCGTGCTCAACCTGGCGATCCTGCCGACCTTCGGCGTAAAGTGGCTGATCCCGCGCCTGACCAAATTCGCCGCCGCCCATCCCGACGTGCTGCTCAATCTGAGCACCGAGGTCCTACCGTTCGATTTCAACACCCGCCAGGTCGACGCCGCGATCCACTTCGGCGAGCCGGACTGGCCCGACACCGTCATGGTCCGGCTGATGGGCGAAGAAGTCGTGCCGGTCTGCAGCAAGGCGATGAACGACCGCATCTCTTCCATCAGCGACTTGGCTGAAATCACCCTGCTGCAACACACCACGCGCCCGCAGGCCTGGCAGGACTGGTTCCGCCATGTCGGCGTGGATTGTCCCAATGCGCTCGCCGGACCGCGCTTCGAACAACTGGCGATGGTGATCCAGGCCGCCGTGGCCGGCATGGGCGTGGCGCTGATGCCCAAGTTCATGGTCGAAACCGAGATCAGCCTGGGCCAGCTGCACGTGCCCTTCCCGTTCGCGGTGAAGAGCCCGCAATCGTATTACCTGGCCTACCCCGAGAAGAACGCCAGCAAACCCGCCGTCATCAAATTCCGCGACTGGATACTGAGCGAACTGCAAGCCGGCTGA
- a CDS encoding ABC transporter ATP-binding protein produces the protein MSFLKLENLSKRYGDFTAVENLDLTVEKGEFVSLLGPSGCGKTTTLQMIAGFVEASAGRILLNGRDITDEKPNRRGLGIVFQSYALFPHMTVADNVKFGLEMRKVGAAESAERVKQALALVHLDKFGHRYPRELSGGQRQRVALARALVIQPPILLLDEPMSNLDAKLREEMQIELREIQRKVGTTTIMVTHDQSEALSMSDRVVVMEAGHAVQVGKPLETYENPVNAFVSQFVGKANLLPGTVEWVRDGSAGVRVGNHVLEVQGTALTVGERTTLCIRPEKIECCTEAEEQLGGVVASSFFLGNQWLYRFETDCGDILVILKNNGQTSCQPGQRVSLRWPTSAMRAVESAADAASMRSAHV, from the coding sequence ATGTCGTTCCTCAAGTTGGAAAACCTGTCCAAGCGCTACGGCGATTTCACCGCCGTGGAGAACCTTGACCTGACCGTCGAGAAAGGCGAGTTCGTCTCGCTGCTCGGCCCTTCCGGTTGCGGCAAGACCACTACGTTGCAAATGATCGCCGGCTTCGTCGAAGCCAGCGCCGGACGCATCCTCCTCAATGGCCGCGACATCACCGACGAGAAGCCGAACCGGCGCGGCCTGGGCATCGTGTTCCAGAGCTATGCGCTGTTCCCGCACATGACGGTCGCCGACAACGTCAAGTTCGGGCTGGAGATGCGCAAGGTCGGCGCGGCGGAAAGCGCCGAGCGCGTCAAGCAGGCATTGGCGCTGGTGCATCTGGACAAATTCGGCCATCGCTATCCGCGTGAATTGTCCGGCGGCCAGCGTCAGCGCGTGGCGCTGGCGCGCGCCCTCGTGATCCAGCCGCCGATCCTGCTGCTGGATGAACCGATGTCCAATCTCGACGCCAAGCTGCGCGAAGAAATGCAGATTGAATTGCGCGAGATCCAGCGCAAGGTCGGCACCACCACCATCATGGTCACGCACGACCAGTCCGAAGCGCTGTCCATGAGCGACCGCGTGGTGGTGATGGAAGCCGGCCATGCGGTGCAGGTCGGCAAACCGCTGGAAACCTACGAAAACCCGGTCAATGCCTTCGTCTCGCAATTCGTCGGCAAGGCCAATCTGCTGCCGGGCACGGTCGAGTGGGTCAGGGACGGCAGCGCCGGCGTGCGCGTCGGCAATCATGTGCTGGAAGTGCAAGGCACCGCACTGACGGTCGGCGAACGCACCACGCTGTGCATCCGCCCCGAGAAAATCGAATGCTGTACCGAAGCCGAAGAACAACTGGGCGGCGTGGTGGCGTCCAGCTTCTTCCTCGGCAATCAATGGCTGTACCGCTTCGAGACCGATTGCGGCGATATCCTGGTGATCCTGAAGAACAACGGCCAGACCTCCTGCCAGCCGGGCCAGCGCGTGTCGCTGCGATGGCCGACATCGGCCATGCGTGCGGTCGAATCTGCGGCAGACGCTGCAAGCATGCGGAGCGCGCATGTCTGA
- a CDS encoding FAD-binding oxidoreductase: protein MSAEAVLEKITALLGPHGCIVEAAARAPYEHGPRYGAGAALCVARPADIAEAAELMRLCAADRISIIPQGANTGLVGASSPDTSGRQLVLSMERIKGVIDIDPVDGVIQAWAGTRLSDLNQALEPHGLCFPIDLGADPSVGGMLAANTGGARLIRYGDVRHNTLGLQALLMQPPGELLELGNRLRKNNTGPDWKQLFIGTAGSYGIVTQAVLRAHPLPRQRATALVVPSSPEAALRLLQDAEREFADFLSAFEGMSQNALEAVLRHLPQAIAPFSPMPPYALLIELSSSASANEQFNLEQLFMSWLERHFDDAIVDAVVDKPDTLWRLRHAISDSVKQEGKVVAFDISVPRSRMPAFREEALALIARDFAGADVYDFGHWGDGGVHFNIAIAPAQQEHFPPPRIDALRTAIYDMVVHGYQGSFSAEHGIGPFNQHYYDRYQGQAQRQLAARMQPVFDPHYLLGNTRFG, encoded by the coding sequence ATGTCCGCTGAGGCCGTGCTGGAAAAAATCACCGCGCTGCTGGGACCGCATGGCTGCATCGTCGAAGCGGCCGCACGCGCGCCGTATGAGCACGGTCCGCGTTACGGCGCCGGCGCCGCGCTGTGCGTCGCCCGCCCCGCCGATATCGCCGAAGCCGCCGAACTGATGCGGCTGTGCGCGGCGGACCGGATCAGCATCATCCCGCAAGGCGCCAATACCGGCCTGGTCGGCGCGTCCTCTCCCGATACGTCAGGCCGCCAGCTGGTGCTCAGCATGGAACGCATCAAAGGCGTGATCGACATCGACCCGGTCGACGGCGTGATCCAGGCCTGGGCCGGCACGCGATTATCGGATCTGAATCAGGCGCTGGAACCCCATGGCCTGTGCTTCCCCATCGATCTCGGCGCCGATCCTTCGGTCGGCGGCATGCTCGCCGCCAATACCGGCGGCGCACGCCTGATCCGCTACGGCGACGTGCGCCACAACACGCTGGGACTGCAGGCGCTGCTGATGCAGCCGCCCGGCGAACTGCTGGAACTCGGCAACCGCCTGCGCAAGAACAATACCGGCCCGGACTGGAAGCAACTCTTCATCGGCACCGCCGGCAGCTACGGCATCGTCACGCAAGCCGTGCTGCGCGCCCATCCTTTGCCGCGCCAGCGCGCCACCGCGCTGGTGGTGCCGTCTTCGCCGGAAGCAGCCCTGCGACTGTTGCAGGATGCCGAACGTGAATTCGCCGACTTCCTCAGCGCCTTCGAAGGCATGTCGCAAAACGCGCTGGAGGCCGTATTGCGCCATCTGCCGCAGGCAATCGCGCCGTTCAGCCCGATGCCGCCGTATGCGCTGCTGATCGAACTGAGTTCATCGGCCTCAGCCAACGAACAGTTCAACCTGGAACAGTTGTTCATGAGCTGGCTGGAGCGCCACTTCGACGACGCCATCGTCGACGCCGTGGTGGACAAACCCGACACGCTCTGGCGCTTGCGCCACGCCATCAGCGACAGCGTCAAACAGGAAGGCAAGGTGGTGGCCTTCGACATCTCGGTGCCGCGCTCGCGCATGCCGGCCTTCCGCGAAGAAGCGCTGGCGCTGATCGCGCGCGACTTTGCCGGCGCCGACGTATACGACTTCGGCCATTGGGGCGACGGCGGCGTGCATTTCAACATCGCCATCGCGCCGGCGCAGCAGGAACATTTCCCGCCACCGCGCATCGATGCCCTGCGCACCGCCATTTACGACATGGTGGTGCACGGTTATCAAGGCAGTTTCAGCGCCGAACACGGCATCGGCCCGTTCAACCAGCACTATTACGATCGCTACCAGGGCCAGGCGCAGCGACAGCTGGCGGCGCGCATGCAACCGGTTTTCGATCCGCATTACCTGCTTGGCAATACGCGCTTTGGGTGA
- a CDS encoding ABC transporter permease, producing the protein MRRNGPIALLFHTLVVSFVLAPLVLVCLVAFTAQDTLSLPFAGASLRWFKAVFDHPDFLQSFYNSLQLALLSATLSVCIALPAGLALGRYRFPGRDALNGLFLSPLIIPSLVLGVAFMRMFSVMGISGSFFWLVIAHTVVITPYVLRMVLAAVMGIDRSSEQAAQSLGAGPWTVFRRITLPAILPGLSGGWMLAFINSFDELTMSIFVTTPATVTLPVRMYMYATESIDPMMASVSALMILITGGAMLILDRLYGLDRILIGERV; encoded by the coding sequence ATGCGACGCAACGGTCCGATTGCCCTACTCTTTCACACGCTGGTGGTGAGCTTCGTGCTGGCGCCCTTGGTGCTGGTATGCCTGGTCGCCTTCACGGCGCAAGACACCTTGTCATTGCCCTTCGCCGGCGCGTCCCTGCGCTGGTTCAAGGCGGTGTTCGATCACCCCGACTTTTTGCAATCCTTCTACAACAGCCTGCAACTGGCGCTGCTCTCGGCCACGCTGTCGGTCTGCATCGCCTTACCGGCCGGGCTGGCGCTGGGCCGTTATCGTTTTCCCGGCCGCGATGCGCTCAACGGCCTGTTCCTGTCGCCGCTGATCATTCCTTCGCTGGTGCTGGGCGTGGCTTTCATGCGCATGTTTTCGGTGATGGGCATCAGCGGTTCGTTCTTCTGGCTGGTCATTGCCCATACCGTCGTCATCACGCCTTACGTGCTGCGCATGGTGCTGGCTGCAGTGATGGGCATCGACCGCAGCAGCGAACAGGCGGCGCAGTCGCTCGGGGCGGGGCCGTGGACGGTGTTCCGTCGCATCACGCTGCCGGCGATTCTGCCGGGCCTGAGCGGCGGTTGGATGCTGGCCTTCATCAACAGCTTCGATGAACTGACGATGTCGATTTTCGTCACCACGCCGGCGACCGTGACGCTGCCGGTCCGCATGTACATGTACGCCACCGAATCGATCGATCCGATGATGGCGTCGGTGTCGGCGCTGATGATCCTGATCACCGGCGGCGCGATGCTGATTCTTGATCGCCTGTACGGCCTCGACCGCATCCTCATCGGAGAACGCGTATGA
- the aceE gene encoding pyruvate dehydrogenase (acetyl-transferring), homodimeric type, giving the protein MSAQIDQVLAQAANDPDVIETQEWLDALEAVIDAEGPERAHYLMERMVDLARRRGAHIPFSSNTAYVNTIPADQGEHCPGNLEYEERLRSWMRWNAMAMVVKANRVDGDLGGHLSSFASLANMLGIGFNHFWHAPTEDHGGDLLYIQGHSSPGIYARAFLEGRLTEDQLVHFRREADGHGLSSYPHPKLMPEFWQFPTVSMGLGPLMAIYQARFLKYLHARGIAKTDNRKVWAFCGDGEMDEPESMGAIGMAGREKLNNLVIVVNCNLQRLDGPVRGNGKIIQELESDFRGAGWNVVKVIWGSGWDELLAKDKEGILQKVMMETVDGEYQNYKAKDGAFVRKHFFGKHPKLLEMVSKMSDDDIWRLTRGGHDPHKIYAAFKVAQDSKDQPTVILAKSIKGYGFGKAGEARNTAHNTKKLDDEAIKAMRDRFQLPISDAELPNIPFFKPSADTPEMQYLHERRKALGGYLPQRRPQADEKLAVPELSAFQAMLEPTAEGREISTTAAYSRVLTALLRDSSLGQRVVPIMVDESRTFGMEGLFRQIGIFSQVGQLYEPVDKDQVMYYREDKAGQILQEGINEAGGMSSWIAAATSYSTNNRIMIPFYTYYSMFGLQRIGDLAWAAGDMRARGFLIGGTAGRTTLNGEGLQHEDGHSHVFASAIPNCVPYDPTFAHEVAVIIHDGLRRMVGNQEDVFYYITVMNENYAHPGIKAGQEEGILKGLYLLNESGKKNKLRVQLLGSGTILREVIAAADLLRDDWKVDADVWSAPSFTLLARDGQDVERWNMLHPADAAKKSHFEQSMEGTEGPIVVSTDYMRTYAEQVRAFVPKGRTYKVLGTDGYGRSDTRAKLREFFEVDRHYVTVAALKSLADEGKIKPSVVAEAIAKYGINPEKPNPVTQ; this is encoded by the coding sequence ATGTCAGCCCAAATCGACCAAGTCCTGGCGCAAGCCGCCAACGATCCCGATGTGATTGAAACGCAAGAGTGGCTCGACGCCCTCGAAGCCGTGATCGACGCCGAAGGCCCGGAGCGCGCGCACTACCTGATGGAACGCATGGTCGATCTGGCCCGTCGCCGCGGCGCCCATATCCCGTTCTCCAGCAACACTGCTTACGTCAACACCATTCCTGCCGACCAGGGCGAACACTGCCCGGGCAACCTCGAATATGAAGAGCGCCTGCGCTCGTGGATGCGCTGGAACGCCATGGCGATGGTCGTCAAGGCCAACCGTGTCGACGGCGACCTCGGCGGCCACTTGTCCTCGTTCGCTTCGCTGGCGAACATGCTGGGCATCGGCTTCAACCACTTCTGGCATGCGCCGACCGAAGACCACGGCGGCGACCTGCTGTACATCCAGGGCCACTCCTCGCCGGGTATTTATGCGCGCGCATTCCTGGAAGGCCGTCTGACCGAAGATCAACTGGTCCACTTCCGCCGCGAAGCCGACGGCCACGGCCTGTCTTCGTATCCGCATCCGAAGCTGATGCCCGAGTTCTGGCAGTTCCCGACCGTCTCGATGGGCCTGGGCCCGCTGATGGCGATCTACCAGGCGCGTTTCCTCAAGTACCTGCACGCACGCGGCATCGCCAAGACCGACAACCGCAAGGTCTGGGCCTTCTGCGGCGACGGCGAAATGGACGAGCCGGAATCGATGGGCGCCATCGGCATGGCCGGCCGTGAAAAACTGAATAACCTGGTCATCGTGGTCAACTGCAACCTGCAGCGCCTGGACGGTCCGGTGCGTGGCAACGGCAAGATCATTCAAGAGCTCGAATCCGATTTCCGCGGCGCCGGCTGGAACGTCGTCAAGGTCATCTGGGGCAGCGGCTGGGACGAGCTGCTGGCCAAGGACAAGGAAGGCATCCTGCAAAAAGTGATGATGGAAACCGTCGACGGCGAATATCAGAACTACAAGGCCAAGGATGGCGCGTTCGTGCGCAAGCACTTCTTCGGCAAGCATCCGAAGCTGCTGGAAATGGTCAGCAAGATGTCCGACGACGACATCTGGCGCCTGACCCGCGGCGGCCACGATCCGCACAAGATCTACGCCGCTTTCAAGGTTGCGCAGGACAGCAAGGACCAGCCGACCGTCATCCTGGCCAAGTCCATCAAGGGCTATGGCTTCGGCAAAGCGGGCGAAGCGCGCAACACTGCACACAACACCAAGAAGCTGGACGACGAGGCCATCAAGGCCATGCGCGACCGCTTCCAATTGCCGATCTCGGACGCCGAGCTGCCGAACATTCCGTTCTTCAAGCCGTCCGCCGATACCCCGGAAATGCAATACCTGCACGAGCGCCGCAAAGCGCTGGGCGGTTACCTGCCGCAGCGCCGTCCGCAAGCCGACGAAAAGCTGGCGGTACCGGAACTGTCCGCATTCCAGGCCATGCTGGAACCGACCGCGGAAGGCCGTGAAATCTCCACCACCGCCGCGTACTCGCGCGTGCTGACCGCACTGCTGCGCGACAGCAGCCTGGGCCAGCGCGTGGTGCCGATCATGGTCGACGAATCGCGCACTTTCGGTATGGAAGGCTTGTTCCGCCAGATCGGCATCTTCAGCCAGGTCGGCCAGCTGTACGAACCGGTCGACAAGGACCAGGTCATGTACTACCGCGAAGACAAGGCCGGCCAGATCCTGCAGGAAGGCATCAATGAAGCGGGCGGCATGAGCTCGTGGATCGCTGCGGCGACCTCGTACTCGACCAACAACCGCATCATGATTCCGTTCTACACGTATTACTCGATGTTCGGCCTGCAACGTATCGGCGATCTGGCCTGGGCTGCCGGCGACATGCGCGCGCGCGGCTTCCTGATCGGCGGCACCGCCGGCCGCACGACACTGAACGGCGAAGGCCTGCAGCACGAAGACGGCCACAGCCATGTGTTCGCTTCGGCCATCCCGAACTGCGTGCCTTACGATCCGACCTTTGCCCACGAAGTCGCCGTGATCATCCATGACGGCCTGCGCCGCATGGTCGGCAACCAGGAAGACGTGTTCTATTACATCACCGTGATGAACGAGAACTACGCGCATCCGGGTATCAAGGCTGGTCAGGAAGAGGGTATCCTCAAGGGCCTGTACCTGTTGAACGAAAGCGGCAAGAAGAACAAGCTGCGCGTGCAACTGCTGGGTTCGGGCACCATCCTGCGCGAAGTCATCGCCGCCGCCGACCTGCTGCGCGACGACTGGAAGGTCGACGCCGACGTCTGGTCCGCACCGTCGTTCACGCTGCTGGCGCGCGATGGCCAGGACGTGGAACGCTGGAACATGCTGCATCCGGCCGACGCCGCAAAGAAGAGCCACTTCGAGCAATCGATGGAAGGCACCGAAGGTCCGATCGTGGTCTCGACCGACTACATGCGCACTTACGCCGAGCAAGTCCGCGCCTTCGTACCGAAGGGCCGCACTTACAAGGTATTGGGCACCGACGGTTACGGCCGTTCCGACACCCGCGCCAAGCTGCGCGAGTTCTTCGAAGTCGATCGTCACTATGTGACCGTGGCTGCGCTGAAATCGCTGGCCGACGAAGGCAAGATCAAGCCTTCCGTGGTTGCCGAAGCGATCGCCAAGTACGGCATCAATCCGGAAAAACCAAATCCAGTGACCCAATAA
- a CDS encoding DUF1338 domain-containing protein has translation MTTPVRDSNLHLLLTSAYQNDNAVERLFNLLEVPASALHPASISVTRLELAQALNMLLFDKLLQAVPAGRDYVADAAAAGTKIRFDHGAVRTVLRGKAASFPDGEALFTRMLLPLGYRLAGLYPLPRINMTGHVYTHADDPENIAQFFVSELHPEKFSAGFQDTVDALLATSRDPLQADMLALLDKLADDGALPITSAQRLLPAMLGCFARHHDLPTLPQYDALRAESAEMAWISTEGNVFNHATDRVADVDATAEHQRQLGRPIKDLVEVSRNGRVRQTAFRADKVSYQLKDADGALIDVTVPGSFYEFISRDTYIDDAGVRKLDLTFDSGNAQGIFKMTAGATTATETDAAAKSGGDVR, from the coding sequence ATGACCACCCCAGTCCGCGACAGCAATCTGCACCTCCTGCTCACTTCGGCATATCAGAACGACAATGCCGTCGAGCGCCTGTTCAACCTGCTCGAGGTCCCGGCATCGGCCCTGCACCCGGCTTCCATCAGCGTCACGCGGCTGGAGTTGGCGCAGGCGCTGAATATGCTGCTGTTCGACAAACTGCTGCAGGCAGTCCCGGCCGGACGCGACTACGTCGCCGATGCCGCGGCAGCCGGCACCAAAATCCGTTTCGACCATGGTGCAGTGCGCACCGTGCTGCGCGGCAAGGCCGCGTCCTTCCCCGACGGCGAAGCGCTGTTCACGCGCATGCTGCTGCCGCTGGGCTACCGCCTCGCCGGTCTTTATCCGCTGCCGCGCATCAACATGACCGGTCACGTCTACACCCACGCCGACGATCCGGAAAACATCGCGCAATTCTTCGTCAGCGAGCTGCATCCGGAAAAATTCTCAGCCGGATTCCAGGACACCGTCGATGCGCTGCTGGCGACCTCGCGCGACCCGCTGCAGGCCGACATGCTGGCCCTGCTCGACAAATTGGCCGACGACGGCGCGCTGCCGATCACCTCCGCACAGCGCCTGCTGCCGGCGATGCTGGGCTGCTTTGCCCGCCACCACGACTTGCCGACGCTGCCGCAATACGATGCGCTGCGCGCCGAATCCGCCGAAATGGCCTGGATCTCCACCGAAGGCAATGTCTTCAACCACGCCACCGACCGCGTCGCCGACGTCGACGCCACCGCCGAGCACCAGCGCCAGCTGGGCCGGCCGATCAAGGACCTGGTCGAAGTCTCGCGCAACGGCCGCGTACGCCAGACTGCCTTCCGCGCCGACAAAGTGAGTTATCAGCTCAAGGATGCCGACGGCGCCTTGATCGACGTCACCGTACCGGGTTCGTTTTACGAGTTCATTTCGCGCGATACCTATATAGATGACGCCGGCGTGCGCAAGCTCGACCTGACCTTCGACAGCGGCAACGCACAGGGGATCTTCAAGATGACCGCCGGTGCAACCACCGCGACAGAGACCGATGCGGCGGCAAAAAGCGGCGGCGATGTCCGCTGA
- the amaB gene encoding L-piperidine-6-carboxylate dehydrogenase: MPSSRLFATLNFDLSAYTGSDLTIRSPRDGQLLATLKAHTTAQAETALADAQTAFLAWREVPAPVRGELVRLLGEVLREHRQALGELVTQEAGKILSEGLGEVQEMIDICDFAVGLSRQLHGLTIASERPGHRMMETWHPLGVCGVITAFNFPVAVWAWNAALALICGNSVVWKPSEKTPVVALAVQALFAKAVERFSAQRPNVVPAKLCQILIGHANIGEVMSRSPLVPLVSATGSVRMGRKVATVVAERLGRSLLELGGNNAMIVAPSADLSLALRAITFSAVGTAGQRCTSLRRLFVHSSIHDQVVAQIKRIYASVKVGDPLAADTLVGPLIDKAAFDAMQSALQQARGQGGEVTGGERVDVLGDGVYVRPALVCMPGQTAIMHHETFAPILYVVKYDDLADAIALNNAVPQGLSSAIFTNDVREAETFVSAVGSDCGLANVNIGTSGAEIGGAFGGEKETGGGRESGSDAWKNYMRRATNTINYSKTLPLAQGVKFDID, translated from the coding sequence ATGCCATCGTCCCGTCTTTTCGCCACCCTGAATTTTGACCTGTCCGCCTACACCGGCAGCGATCTGACTATCCGGTCGCCGCGCGACGGGCAACTGCTCGCCACGCTCAAGGCGCACACCACCGCGCAAGCCGAAACCGCACTGGCCGATGCGCAGACCGCGTTCCTCGCCTGGCGCGAAGTGCCGGCGCCGGTGCGCGGAGAACTGGTGCGCCTGCTCGGAGAAGTGCTGCGCGAACATCGCCAGGCGCTGGGTGAACTGGTGACGCAGGAAGCCGGCAAGATCCTCTCCGAAGGTCTCGGCGAAGTTCAGGAAATGATCGACATCTGCGACTTTGCCGTCGGCCTGTCGCGCCAGCTGCACGGCCTGACCATCGCCTCCGAACGTCCCGGCCACCGCATGATGGAAACCTGGCATCCGCTGGGCGTATGCGGCGTCATCACCGCCTTCAACTTCCCGGTCGCGGTCTGGGCATGGAACGCCGCACTGGCGCTGATCTGCGGTAATTCAGTGGTGTGGAAGCCGTCGGAAAAAACCCCGGTCGTGGCACTCGCCGTGCAGGCGCTGTTCGCCAAGGCGGTCGAGCGCTTTTCGGCGCAGCGTCCAAACGTGGTGCCGGCCAAGCTGTGCCAGATCCTGATCGGTCACGCCAACATCGGCGAAGTGATGTCGCGTTCGCCGCTGGTGCCGCTGGTGAGCGCCACCGGCAGCGTGCGCATGGGCCGCAAGGTCGCCACCGTAGTCGCCGAACGCCTTGGCCGCAGCCTGCTCGAACTGGGCGGCAACAATGCCATGATCGTCGCACCTTCGGCCGACCTGAGCCTGGCGCTGCGCGCCATCACCTTCTCCGCCGTCGGCACCGCCGGCCAGCGCTGCACCAGCCTGCGCCGCCTGTTCGTCCACAGCAGCATCCATGACCAGGTGGTCGCCCAAATCAAGCGCATCTACGCCAGCGTCAAGGTCGGCGATCCGCTGGCGGCCGACACGCTGGTCGGCCCGCTGATCGACAAGGCCGCTTTCGACGCCATGCAAAGCGCCCTGCAGCAAGCGCGCGGACAAGGCGGTGAAGTCACCGGCGGCGAACGCGTCGACGTACTCGGCGACGGCGTGTATGTCCGGCCGGCGCTGGTCTGCATGCCCGGCCAGACGGCCATCATGCATCACGAAACCTTTGCGCCGATCCTGTATGTCGTGAAGTACGACGACCTGGCCGACGCCATCGCGCTCAACAACGCCGTGCCGCAAGGCTTGTCGTCGGCGATCTTCACCAACGACGTACGCGAAGCGGAAACCTTCGTCTCCGCCGTCGGCAGCGACTGCGGCCTGGCCAACGTCAACATCGGCACCAGCGGCGCTGAAATCGGCGGCGCCTTCGGCGGTGAAAAGGAAACCGGCGGCGGCCGCGAATCCGGCTCCGATGCCTGGAAGAACTACATGCGGCGCGCCACCAACACGATCAACTACAGCAAGACCTTGCCGCTGGCGCAAGGAGTGAAGTTCGACATCGACTGA
- a CDS encoding ABC transporter permease: MSERASSNLKPKRSLPYLLTAPATLLFVTMVLVPLLLTALLALNSYDDSVGIKSTYDLHNYLAIFGDDYYLRIFWRTFWIAGLTTLICIVVGAPEAYVLSRMGRKWRAFFLIVILAPLLVSVVVRAFGWSMLLSADGLINHALQALGMAPVKMLYTSGAIVVALVHVMLPFMVIPVWTALQRLDPTVEHAALSLNASQATVLRRILLPQVAPGVLSGSLIVFGLSASAFAIPGLLGGRRLKMVATTVYDEFLGSLNWPLGASIAIVLLVANLIIMMTYNRILERRYSKTLG, from the coding sequence ATGTCTGAGCGCGCCTCGTCCAATCTCAAGCCGAAGCGGTCGCTGCCTTACCTCCTGACGGCGCCGGCCACGCTGCTGTTCGTCACGATGGTGCTGGTGCCGCTTCTGCTGACCGCCTTGCTTGCGCTCAACAGCTACGACGATAGCGTCGGCATCAAATCTACCTACGACCTGCACAATTACCTGGCGATCTTCGGCGACGACTATTACCTGCGCATTTTCTGGCGCACCTTCTGGATCGCCGGACTAACCACGCTGATCTGCATCGTCGTGGGCGCGCCGGAAGCCTACGTGCTCAGCCGTATGGGCCGCAAATGGCGGGCCTTCTTCCTGATCGTGATCCTGGCGCCGCTGCTGGTGTCGGTGGTGGTGCGCGCGTTCGGCTGGAGCATGCTGCTCAGCGCCGACGGCCTCATCAACCATGCCCTGCAAGCGCTGGGCATGGCGCCGGTGAAGATGCTCTACACCTCCGGCGCGATCGTGGTGGCGCTGGTGCACGTGATGCTGCCGTTCATGGTCATTCCGGTATGGACCGCCTTGCAGCGGCTGGATCCGACCGTGGAACACGCGGCCTTGTCGCTCAACGCCTCGCAGGCCACCGTGCTGCGCCGCATCCTGCTGCCGCAGGTTGCCCCGGGCGTGCTCTCGGGAAGCCTGATCGTGTTCGGCCTGAGCGCCAGCGCGTTCGCGATTCCCGGACTCTTGGGCGGACGCCGCCTGAAGATGGTCGCCACCACCGTGTACGACGAATTCCTCGGCTCGCTCAACTGGCCGCTGGGCGCATCGATCGCCATCGTGCTGCTGGTCGCCAATCTGATCATCATGATGACTTACAACCGGATCCTGGAACGCCGGTATTCCAAGACCCTGGGCTGA